The following DNA comes from Rosa rugosa chromosome 5, drRosRugo1.1, whole genome shotgun sequence.
gcttgatgagaatgattatttggggtgttatagggcagaggcaccgaagagttatatgacgaaaggttgggagagttatattcattctgaaggccaaaagtttgagggtggggttgttgagtttagggataagctgcgtaagtatgccatagaaattggcttttcatatgagtttgttagaaATGACAAGGTTCGTGTTATTGCTCAGTGTTCTAAGAAACATTCTCAAGGCTGCAATTGGCTTGTGAAGGCTCATTTATGCAGGGCTAATGGTTTCTTTATGATTAAAAGGTTGGTTAATGTTCACACTTGTCATGGTGTGATTCGTTTGCAGAAGAGTAAGATgatgggatccaaggttgtcaagtctattgtgcttgataagattcgtgccaatccaaacaaaaagccaattgatatagctgatgagatcaagagtgattatggtttggatgttgcttatcgtacagtttggtatggtacggagttggcaaaaacagccctacatggtgatgaagctgagtcttatgctcagctactttggttcagtgagtctgttatgaagtcaaaccccgactctaggatagtggttgagtttcatcgagaaacacacaggtttcagcgtatgtttgtgacctatggtgcatggatgaagggttttcaatcttgtagacctattcttttcattgatgctacattcattaccaacaagtacaaggggcagattattgctgcatcggcaaaggatgccaatcaaggttgaatctccttcattatttgtagttttttatttttcttgttttctatttcctgccatgttctgtttttttttgtaatgtaagtgacatggttagttacatagttaatgacatggtcagttacatgttcattgacagttacatgtccaatgacctaaatgttatgtgatttgaatgacatgtcgctggccatgtcactgtcaagtaaTTTGCAGTTATGTCAgggacatggtcagtgacattaacagttacatgacagtgacattattttgtttttctgttcaggcttgtatccagttgcttatgctattgtggattctgaaaatgagagtaattggagattttttcttgaggttttggcTGAAGAGTTTGCAAAACACCCTATGAGGAGGGTGACGTTTATTTCTGATCGTCATGTTGGGCTTGTTAGTGCTTTCCCTAGAGTGTTTCCCAATAATCcacatgggttttgttttagacacctgatggctaacctttctgacaaatttccagctggttcttacctcaaggatcggattccttacttgtttatgtgttgtgcttattctcgaacaccggagatgtatgagttcaacatggaaatcttgaggagtgaaggcggcgacatagttgctcaatttctggaggatcttcccaaggagaactggtgtatggcttactttaacggcgaaagatttggtgaaatgacaaataacttggctgagtctttcaataattgggtGTTGCCTTTGAAGAGTCTTCCTATTCTTGATATTAATGATGGCATTAGAGTGAAGTCCATGGCTTCAATTGCTGCTCGGAAGCAGGATGCTGAGGAATGGTTCTCTGAGTTGTGCCCGGTGATTGAAAAGAAGCTGAAGGAGAATTTGGAAGTCGGAAGGCATTGGAGAGTGAGCAGGTCTGATACCTATGTGTATGAAGTTCACTGCCAGAAGTACAATAACATGGTAAATTTGGAAACTCGCTTTTGTTCGTGTGGAGAATGGCAGCTGTATGGCTTCCCATGTTCCCATGCCCTTGTAGTGATCCAACAACATGGTTCTTCCCCGTATTTGTATGTCAATGAGCTGTACAAGGTGGAGAAATATCGAGAAACTTATTCTTTCCCAATTAATCCTCTTCCCTCTATTTCGAAGCAAGTGCATGATTTTGGTAGAGATGCGGTGATATTGCAGCCGCCTTTGACTAGAAGACCACCGGGAAGGCctagaaagaagaggttcagaaaaaggagcgagaaaaccagggtgatcaagtgtggtaggtgtggaaaatgtgatggtcacaacagaaagagttgtacagctccgatataggttcaattctgcctacatgcctttaacagtgacatggcaagtgacatagcaagtgactccaatacagtttgaaattttgttttgatttttcatttttttcaataaatgataagaagtgcttgtaaggtgcttactcattggaattttttttttgactatgagacagtgtatctgctttcttcttttataaatcCATCAGTATTCTTTGTGTCTACAGGTTTTTAATAGTTACATGTACAGTGACATAACCATTTTGGCATTAGTTTACATTGACTTGTCCTGtgacattagtttttagttatcttggcagtgacttgtttaatgacttgtagttggatcactgcatatagatttggtaattggcagcggaacgctgcctttgcggtgcagcggcacgctgcaaactgaaatagaaatatcattttggctgtgacttctctattgacttatagttttaatgttttttgtccagttacatattcagctacatgcttagttacatgttcagttacatggtcagttacatacattgtaagttacatggtcagttacatggtcagctacattgtcagtgacttggtcagttacttgagttttacagtaacttgcctagtgacttggccaatgacattcagttttctttttacttggccagtgacttaagcagttacataatgggcagtagtgaatttaacaatgacactttcaattatatgcggccttcatatttacatagtcagtgacttgccctatgaattcagaagatgcattaatcttgaataaaaagatccatacaagtcatagtctgaactaaacaacaaatttctgaaattctgaactaaacaaacaaatttctaaaattcttaatttgctgagttccagctctgcttatgttctgcaaattttttgaatatttgagctttgaacttcatcatctgagctttggtgactttgtttggtatcttctcctcttttgccATTCTGTCCATGTAATACATTACAAAAGGTCCGCAATCTAATATGTTGTcaattaaaaatttcaagttaatgattttgaccaacttagtaacagtaaagttatcattttaaatttttgaatataGACTTACGATCCTTCGTCTTGTTGGGGGCAGATTCTGGCATGGTTCAAAGGAATCCTTCCACCGTCATAATTTTCCTTTATCCACCTTATTGTTCTTATCTCGTCATCGCTCAAAATACTTTCAACCatctttaattttgtgtgagtgCTTTGACTCTTGTCAAATTTCATTCAGCAGCCTTGCTGCAGCATATCGTCTGCTTGATCTTTCACTGCTCTCATCCACAGCTCGACCATTTCAACCTGTATTTTTTAACAGATTAGTAAGTgatagttacatggtcagtaagaagtttcttaccaatttttttatacttttaaagcactcccctggaatcaaaatgcagccattgcggtatgtccttgtcaaagaccaagagcgtgtggtgaaattcttcattatgggtaattgggaagaaaagcatgctgcattttcccatgttttggaacagcggctcacacaagtattgatggaggtttctcacagttaaatgtattgtcgaatactatttaaaaaaagaaagaaagaaatacatagaacgagttataaataaacaaagaatgagagataaGGATTCAATGTTTATAGAAAGTGCTCGTCATACTTACCCAACACATGGTATGCATAAAAGCAGATCTTCCCAAACTTTGTGAACTTTCGTTTTGCAGTTCATCTTTCAACATTTCCCCATAGCAATCAATCCAGTTGTTTGCTATTGATTGATTGCTTATGAACATTTTGACATCTGCCCTTGTGATTTCGCTTCCAGCCTCTTTTCCCTCCCAGAATAATACGCTGCATAACATAGAACGTTGTTAGTCCTGTGACTTAGCCAGTTACTTTTCACTTGccaatgatctggacagtgacttggccagctacatggcaattgccatgatctggacagtgacttgaccagtgactaggccagctacatggcatttgaaaatgatctggacagtgactaggccagctacatggcaattgccatgatctggacagtgacttggccagtgactagGACAGCTACATGGCAAGTTAAGTCACTATCTTGTGAGCTGTAACATGAAACATTACCTTTGTTCTGCCTTGTTCCAGTACTTCTCTAATTTGCTTTTAGTTGGGCTGTCAAGTAGTTTGTACAGTTGTCGGTTTTGCCAATCTATcacttcaattttgtttttttctgtttgttcctCGTCATCCACATTAATCGTCAAATCATGTATCACTTCCTCCTGTGGCTGCTGTTCAGCTGtctgtccttttttcttttctagtgcTGTGAATCTTGTCATTTTCGCCCTCTGCCTTTGCTCTTTCACCTCGTCCCACCAGAAAATATGATGTGTTTTTTgtactctctcctttctcttcgtCCTAACCACATAACAATAGAGGCCAATAGATTCTGAGTCCTGCCCTGATATCTCCTCTAAAATTGGCTTGATGAACTCAGCTCTTGTCATCTATTGTGTAGGAGAAATGTAATTGACTGGTTCGACGTCAAAAACAGGCTGAACCTCTGGTGATATAATGATCTGATACTTGTTTGGCTCTGCTTGCATATCTTCCAAACTGACTTTTCTTGGAGGAGGAGTTTGAAACACGCCCGGAGGTGGAAACACAAACAATGCATTAACCCAAGCAGTATTTGGTGTGCAAGCATCTTCCGTCATTCTCAATTTAACCTCAGGAGAGGTTGGTGAATGAACTTGTGCAGCTACTTGGGCAAGGCATTGAAGTGGTGACTGATGTCCTTGGTCGGTAGAGTGAGGTTCCGCAGATGTCATCTGAGATGCGCTTGCTGTGGAGTAGGCAGGTTGTGATTGAGTTCCCTGAATTCCACCttgagattttgtgtttttggagtGCTTGGTGTCAGTTGGCTTGTCCTGAGGGGCCTTTGATTTTGGTGGAGGGAAACTAGGTGGTGGGGGAGGAGGAGTTGACTTGTTGTCATCACCTGGCCGTGCTATTGGCGACTCATACTTCTCAGTTAGTGCCATCACTATGCCCTCCAATTCCTTCACTCTTTTAATCAGTGAggctttctcaattttcagcacctcattttccaataacacatcctcattctcttcgtttattctgccaatttccttttctttctcctcaACTTCTTTTTTAAAAGCACTTAGCTCTTCTTCCTTTCCCTCCAGCTTTCTCTGTAATTCGTTCTTCTCTTCATTGGTCTTCCCTAtatctctctccatcttctcattGTTAATGTTTCCACTGGTTCTATTTTCAACATTATCTTCTTGCCcatcattctttttttctttactttctgtGTCTGTATTAGACTCagaatcttcttcctctgcatcttctttaactttatcaaagattttctgaaacaaaattacaaaagttgtcagtgacataagcagtgacagaaataaaacaacaacacaatcatAGACATGGAAAGATACATGCACTGTGACATGAAAATATAACAATAACATCAGCAGTGACATAGTCAATGACTTgctcagtgacttgaccagttggAACCCTACGACATTAACAGGACCAGTGACAAGACCAGTGACCTAGTTTATCTACATCAAATTAACATACCTTCAACTTCCCCATGGTGTTGaaatccccttttttttttctatcagggTCTTTAATTGCCACTTTCTTATTCCGTGTTTTTCGGTTTCTCTTCCAGAGATTGGCGGCACTACTCCCGTCTTGTGGCAAAACCAATactgtttggaaaataaaaaataaaaatagaaaactagttAGTTATTTTTCAAACAGCTGCTTAGCCATATGAATATCACAAACATAACCAATGACATATGCAAATACATAaacagtgacattgtcagtgacataaACTTGACAGTAACATTAACAGTGACCTGGCCAGTTACCTGTCCAGTGACCTGACCAATGACATGACACTGATCTAGTTTTTGTACTTACAACAGCATACGTAGTTAATTATGGGACAGCAAAATGATGCATAAACAAATTTTTAACAAGGTACGGGAATTTACCATCACCAATATCACGCAACCTGCCATGTTTTGGGATTCTTTTGCCTTtcgtttaattgattttttaaggAAGTCGCCAACTTCCTTTGCCCAGCTATATTTTCCCAGACTTTCCACCTCTTCACAGACTCTTATATAGTCCCAAGATATTGTTCCTCCAGAGTTTGGGAACAGGAGTTTGATGAAAAGGTTCAAGAGTACTAATACGGCAACATTTCTGTCCCGTTTCGTTTTTTCATCCCCTGTTTCTGGAGTTTCTGCCAATGCCTTCTTCAAAGCTTCCTCTGCAGCCGCCTTGTTGATCCTCTGCTTTTTGTCAAAGTATTTAGTCACGAACTCAGATCTGTATGCCCCTTCTTTGGTCTTTGGTACTGATAACCCGGATCCCGGCACTCCTAAaatcatagatatatcactTGTTGACATTCTGAATTTCCTGTTCCCAAACACAAAAAGGTCTGTGTCGCTGTTGTATGCTTGTAGCAGAAGTGTGAT
Coding sequences within:
- the LOC133711638 gene encoding uncharacterized protein LOC133711638; translation: MDSDLFYSCAVVMDTSYVVKFIYSGEAATVPLLHNWSFVDLCNSIRSRFPDLIQGNFMLSESVVSNTVCEDSSTMLDENDYLGCYRAEAPKSYMTKGWESYIHSEGQKFEGGVVEFRDKLRKYAIEIGFSYEFVRNDKVRVIAQCSKKHSQGCNWLVKAHLCRANGFFMIKRLVNVHTCHGVIRLQKSKMMGSKVVKSIVLDKIRANPNKKPIDIADEIKSDYGLDVAYRTVWYGTELAKTALHGDEAESYAQLLWFSESVMKSNPDSRIVVEFHRETHRFQRMFVTYGAWMKGFQSCRPILFIDATFITNKYKGQIIAASAKDANQGLYPVAYAIVDSENESNWRFFLEVLAEEFAKHPMRRVTFISDRHVGLVSAFPRVFPNNPHGFCFRHLMANLSDKFPAGSYLKDRIPYLFMCCAYSRTPEMYEFNMEILRSEGGDIVAQFLEDLPKENWCMAYFNGERFGEMTNNLAESFNNWVLPLKSLPILDINDGIRVKSMASIAARKQDAEEWFSELCPVIEKKLKENLEVGRHWRVSRSDTYVYEVHCQKYNNMVNLETRFCSCGEWQLYGFPCSHALVVIQQHGSSPYLYVNELYKVEKYRETYSFPINPLPSISKQVHDFGRDAVFNSYMYSDITILALVYIDLSCDISF